From the genome of Nitrosomonas sp., one region includes:
- a CDS encoding succinylglutamate desuccinylase/aspartoacylase family protein: MMLKIIVGLLLLFAAHNCVAYQSHEKIQHKPINLNNSAIHSIQPQDDSIAEVLQLKFSQQPQQTLILLSSEVPPAQAMRLSWKPQQSLDGLHLPTPVLVVNGAKTGPVLCLTAAIHGDELNGIEIVRRILHDLDPEYLSGVVIGVPIVNLQGFHRSSRYLTDRRDLNRYFPGDPQGSSASRIAHSFFNEVINHCHFLVDLHTGSAYRTNLPQIRGNLHHPKVAAFAHLFGIPVILHSEGTDGMLRHAAVRIDIPSVTLEAGKSQTLQESAVQYGVKSILTLLNNLGMVENEHEPVTEESVYYQSAWVRVNHGGILLSHVQLGEQIAKDKVLGVVTDPITNNRSEIISPYNGQIIGMAVDQVVMPGFASFHIGIPETKKRISKADYTSGKSPAGQFTGIAESE, from the coding sequence ATGATGCTGAAGATAATTGTAGGCCTGTTGTTACTGTTTGCCGCACACAATTGTGTTGCATACCAGTCTCATGAAAAAATTCAACACAAACCCATAAACCTCAACAATTCGGCAATCCATAGTATTCAACCTCAAGACGATAGCATTGCAGAAGTCTTGCAACTCAAGTTCTCACAACAACCGCAGCAAACACTGATCTTACTCTCTTCCGAAGTCCCTCCAGCACAAGCAATGCGGCTTTCCTGGAAACCGCAACAATCATTGGATGGTTTACACTTACCGACACCTGTTCTGGTTGTCAATGGTGCAAAAACCGGACCGGTGCTGTGTTTGACTGCGGCCATTCATGGAGACGAATTAAACGGTATTGAAATTGTCCGCCGTATCTTGCATGACCTTGATCCTGAATACTTGTCCGGTGTGGTTATCGGCGTCCCAATTGTCAATTTGCAGGGTTTTCATCGCTCATCGCGTTATTTGACCGATCGCCGCGATTTGAACCGTTATTTTCCAGGTGATCCGCAAGGCAGTTCAGCATCACGAATCGCTCATTCATTTTTTAATGAAGTCATCAATCACTGTCACTTTTTAGTTGATTTACATACCGGCTCCGCCTATCGCACGAATTTGCCGCAAATCAGAGGAAATTTGCATCACCCGAAAGTTGCCGCTTTCGCGCATTTGTTCGGCATACCCGTAATTCTGCATAGTGAAGGAACTGATGGCATGTTACGTCATGCCGCAGTCAGAATCGATATACCGTCTGTCACGCTGGAAGCGGGCAAATCACAAACACTTCAGGAATCTGCTGTACAGTACGGCGTCAAAAGCATACTGACTTTACTGAACAATCTCGGCATGGTAGAAAATGAACATGAGCCGGTCACAGAGGAGTCCGTTTATTATCAATCCGCTTGGGTTCGCGTCAACCATGGCGGCATTTTACTCAGCCATGTTCAGCTAGGAGAGCAAATCGCCAAAGACAAAGTACTTGGTGTGGTCACTGATCCCATTACAAATAACCGCAGCGAAATTATTTCACCGTATAATGGGCAGATAATTGGCATGGCGGTTGATCAAGTGGTCATGCCAGGTTTTGCGAGTTTCCATATTGGCATCCCAGAAACAAAAAAGAGAATTTCCAAAGCCGACTATACTTCAGGCAAATCACCAGCCGGCCAATTTACCGGGATCGCAGAATCAGAATAA
- a CDS encoding DUF2784 domain-containing protein produces MMLQVLDSFLFMAHCIVISFNLIGWIWMRTRRWHLVSVGVTIFSWLGMGIWYGLGYCVLTDWHWQIKRAIGETDLPHSFLIYLFNDIMGLGLETGFVNSGAGISLAVVIFLSVALNFRDYRQHRVS; encoded by the coding sequence ATGATGCTCCAGGTACTGGATTCTTTTCTTTTTATGGCACACTGCATCGTTATCAGTTTTAATCTAATCGGCTGGATCTGGATGCGCACACGGCGCTGGCATTTGGTTTCAGTGGGCGTTACTATATTTTCCTGGCTGGGTATGGGAATATGGTATGGTCTCGGCTACTGCGTTTTAACGGATTGGCACTGGCAGATCAAACGAGCAATTGGCGAGACTGACTTACCGCATTCGTTTCTTATTTATCTATTTAATGACATAATGGGATTGGGACTTGAAACCGGTTTTGTTAACAGTGGCGCGGGAATTTCCCTTGCAGTTGTAATCTTCCTATCGGTTGCGTTAAATTTCCGCGATTACAGGCAGCATCGTGTATCGTGA
- a CDS encoding Spx/MgsR family RNA polymerase-binding regulatory protein has protein sequence MLKFYGYKKCGTCRKAEKFLQQAGIVFEYIDITESSLTASELEAIAERAQVPLKKLFNTSGIQYRELKIKESLPTLSNREILTLLAGNGRLIKRPLITDGHL, from the coding sequence ATGCTTAAATTTTATGGTTACAAAAAATGCGGTACCTGCCGGAAGGCTGAGAAATTCTTGCAGCAGGCTGGGATTGTTTTCGAATATATCGATATTACTGAGAGTTCGCTGACAGCAAGTGAGCTTGAAGCGATTGCAGAACGGGCACAGGTGCCTTTAAAGAAGCTTTTCAATACCAGCGGGATTCAATATCGTGAGCTAAAAATCAAAGAAAGTTTGCCTACTTTGTCGAATCGGGAAATACTGACTTTGCTTGCTGGAAATGGTCGCTTGATTAAGCGACCTTTGATTACTGATGGGCATCTCTAA
- a CDS encoding methane monooxygenase/ammonia monooxygenase subunit C — protein sequence MATTMGTSRAASADYDMSLWYDSKYYKLGMGIMLAVAIFWIWYQRTFAYSHGMDSMEPEFDRVWMGLWRVHMTLMPLFALVTWGWILKTRDTKEQLDNLDPKLEVKRYFYWMMWLGVYLFGVYWGGSFFTEQDASWHQVIIRDTSFTPSHVVVFYGSFPMYIVCGVAAYLYAMTRLPLYSRGTSFPLVMAIAGPLMILPNVGLNEWGHAFWFMEELFSAPLHWGFVILGWAGLFSGGIAAQIVTRYSNLTDVIWNGQSKEILNNRIVP from the coding sequence ATGGCAACAACGATGGGAACGAGTAGAGCAGCGAGTGCTGACTATGACATGTCATTGTGGTACGACTCCAAGTACTACAAGCTGGGCATGGGCATTATGCTGGCGGTAGCGATATTCTGGATTTGGTATCAGCGTACATTTGCGTATTCACATGGTATGGACTCAATGGAGCCGGAATTTGACCGTGTATGGATGGGCTTGTGGCGTGTACACATGACCCTGATGCCATTGTTTGCGTTGGTAACCTGGGGCTGGATTCTGAAGACCCGTGACACCAAGGAGCAACTGGACAACCTGGATCCAAAGCTTGAAGTTAAGCGTTATTTTTACTGGATGATGTGGTTGGGTGTCTATCTGTTTGGTGTTTACTGGGGCGGCAGCTTCTTCACCGAGCAAGATGCATCCTGGCATCAGGTGATTATTCGTGACACGAGTTTCACGCCAAGTCACGTAGTTGTGTTCTATGGTTCATTCCCGATGTACATTGTATGTGGTGTAGCGGCATACCTGTACGCGATGACCCGTTTGCCACTGTATAGCCGTGGCACATCATTCCCGCTGGTTATGGCGATTGCTGGTCCGTTGATGATTCTGCCGAACGTTGGATTGAACGAGTGGGGTCATGCATTCTGGTTCATGGAAGAGCTGTTTAGCGCGCCATTGCACTGGGGTTTTGTGATTCTGGGCTGGGCAGGTTTGTTCTCAGGTGGTATCGCGGCACAGATTGTGACCCGTTACTCTAACCTGACAGACGTGATCTGGAATGGTCAAAGCAAAGAAATTCTAAACAACCGGATTGTTCCTTAA
- a CDS encoding methane monooxygenase/ammonia monooxygenase subunit A, with product MSRTDEIIAAAKMPPEAVRMSRYIDAVYFPILCILLVGTFHMHFMLLAGDWDFWLDWKDRQWWPVVTPIVGVMYCAALMYYLWVNYRLPYGATLCIVCLLIGEWLTRYWGFYWWSHYPINFVLPSTMIPGALMLDTILLLTGNWLVTALIGGGFWGLFFYPGNWPIFGPTHLPVVVEGVLLSVADYTGFLYVRTGTPEYVRLIEQGSLRTFGGHTTVIAAFFSAFVSMLMFCVWWYFGKIYCTAFYYVKGERGRISMKMDVTAYGEAGFAERIK from the coding sequence GTGAGCAGAACAGACGAAATTATAGCGGCGGCGAAGATGCCGCCGGAAGCGGTTAGGATGTCCAGATACATTGATGCGGTGTATTTTCCAATTCTGTGTATACTTTTGGTAGGTACATTCCACATGCACTTTATGCTATTGGCAGGTGACTGGGATTTCTGGTTGGATTGGAAAGACCGTCAGTGGTGGCCGGTAGTGACACCGATTGTAGGCGTTATGTATTGTGCGGCATTGATGTACTATCTGTGGGTAAACTACCGTTTACCGTATGGTGCGACCTTATGTATTGTTTGCCTGTTAATAGGTGAATGGCTGACGCGTTACTGGGGTTTTTACTGGTGGTCACACTATCCGATCAACTTTGTATTGCCATCGACAATGATACCAGGCGCATTGATGCTTGACACGATCTTGTTGTTGACAGGAAACTGGTTGGTTACAGCATTGATTGGTGGCGGATTCTGGGGATTGTTCTTTTATCCTGGCAACTGGCCGATATTTGGTCCAACCCACTTACCGGTGGTTGTAGAAGGCGTATTGCTTTCAGTAGCTGACTACACGGGATTCTTGTATGTACGTACAGGTACACCGGAATATGTTCGATTGATTGAACAAGGGTCACTGAGGACATTTGGTGGACACACCACGGTGATTGCGGCGTTCTTCTCGGCCTTTGTATCCATGCTGATGTTCTGTGTATGGTGGTACTTTGGCAAAATCTATTGCACCGCGTTTTACTATGTTAAAGGCGAAAGAGGCCGTATTTCAATGAAGATGGACGTTACGGCATATGGTGAAGCAGGATTTGCAGAGAGGATCAAATAA
- a CDS encoding methane monooxygenase/ammonia monooxygenase subunit B translates to MKIKNIFKLGVMGLYGAAIGAATLALTVAVDVTPVAAHGERSQEPFLRMRSIQWYDMRWEPKVTKVNDIATMSGKFHLAEDWPRAVGKPERAFFNVGSPSPVFVRLSTKLNGEPMFISGPLVIGRDYEFEVKLKARIPGRHHMHAMVNVKDAGPIAGPASWMNITGNWDDFTNPIKTLTGDTIDTETFNFANGIFWHLVWTGLGIFWIGYYVARPMFLPRSRVLLAYGDDLLLDPMDRKVAWAVAILTCTLVWGGYRYTESTYPYTIPIQAGESKIDPLPIEPNPVAIRITHANYDVPGRALRITMDVTNNGDTAINIGEFTTAGVRFVNALGREHLDPDYPRELVATGLTLDNDAAIEPGETREVKLEAKDALWEVQRLMALLGDPESRFGGLLMTWDEEGNRYINSIAGAVIPVFTRL, encoded by the coding sequence ATGAAAATAAAGAACATCTTTAAGCTTGGCGTCATGGGATTGTATGGCGCAGCGATAGGAGCCGCGACACTGGCGTTGACAGTAGCGGTAGACGTGACACCGGTAGCGGCGCATGGTGAACGTTCACAGGAGCCATTTTTGCGTATGCGTTCCATCCAATGGTACGACATGAGATGGGAGCCTAAGGTCACCAAGGTGAACGACATTGCGACCATGTCAGGAAAGTTTCACCTGGCGGAAGACTGGCCCCGTGCGGTTGGCAAGCCGGAGCGTGCGTTCTTCAACGTTGGTAGTCCGAGTCCGGTATTTGTTCGTTTGAGCACCAAGCTGAATGGCGAACCGATGTTCATATCAGGGCCGTTGGTTATTGGTCGTGACTATGAATTTGAAGTCAAGCTGAAAGCGCGTATACCTGGCCGTCATCATATGCACGCGATGGTTAACGTAAAAGACGCAGGACCGATTGCAGGGCCTGCATCGTGGATGAACATCACAGGCAACTGGGATGACTTTACCAACCCTATCAAGACACTGACAGGCGATACTATTGATACAGAGACCTTCAACTTTGCCAATGGTATATTCTGGCATCTTGTATGGACGGGTCTGGGCATATTCTGGATTGGCTATTATGTAGCACGTCCGATGTTTTTGCCACGTAGCCGTGTATTATTGGCGTATGGTGATGACCTGTTGTTGGATCCAATGGATCGTAAGGTAGCGTGGGCGGTAGCGATACTGACCTGTACGTTGGTATGGGGTGGTTATCGTTATACGGAAAGCACCTATCCATATACGATTCCGATTCAGGCTGGTGAGTCCAAGATAGATCCACTGCCGATTGAGCCAAACCCGGTAGCGATCAGAATAACGCATGCTAACTATGACGTACCAGGGCGTGCATTACGTATTACCATGGACGTTACCAACAATGGTGATACAGCGATCAACATTGGTGAGTTCACGACAGCGGGTGTACGTTTTGTAAACGCGCTGGGCCGTGAGCATCTTGATCCTGATTATCCGAGAGAGCTGGTTGCAACAGGCTTGACATTGGATAATGACGCAGCGATTGAGCCAGGCGAGACCCGTGAAGTCAAACTGGAAGCTAAAGACGCATTGTGGGAAGTGCAGCGTTTGATGGCTTTGTTGGGTGATCCGGAAAGTCGTTTTGGTGGATTGTTGATGACATGGGATGAAGAAGGCAACCGTTACATCAACAGTATTGCTGGAGCGGTAATCCCGGTCTTTACGAGACTCTAA
- a CDS encoding AI-2E family transporter produces the protein MSTNDQSKGLHYLWWLLVGITTGALIYLLSPILTPFLLAAVIAYICNPMVTRMAEYKIPRTLGAVFVMLLLIGVFAALILVMVPLFEKEARHLIEKTPIYFDIIKNQFIPWLESHMNLNLQFDLNSIKQAMSGHWHSAGGMAAKLLPSLTSGGMAIVEFFVNLLLVPVVLFYLLRDWNQIVKQFDEMIPRYWHNQVVSLAKETDRILAEFLRGQLSVIFIMSICYITGLWLVGLEFALPIGLVAGILVFVPYLGMIVGLTLATFAALMQFQGWAGVIPVWIVFAIGQLLEGMLITPWLVGDRIGLHPVMVIFALLAFGQLFGFFGILLALPVSAVLLVWLRHIQSHYLESDLYIK, from the coding sequence ATGAGTACAAATGATCAGTCTAAGGGTTTGCATTATCTGTGGTGGTTATTGGTGGGTATTACGACAGGTGCGCTTATATATTTACTAAGCCCAATTTTGACACCATTTTTGCTGGCGGCTGTGATTGCTTATATTTGTAATCCAATGGTTACACGTATGGCTGAATATAAAATTCCACGAACACTGGGCGCGGTCTTTGTCATGTTGCTTTTAATCGGTGTATTTGCAGCATTGATTTTGGTTATGGTGCCTTTATTTGAAAAAGAAGCAAGACATTTAATTGAAAAAACACCGATCTATTTTGATATTATAAAAAATCAGTTTATTCCATGGCTTGAATCGCATATGAATTTGAACTTGCAATTTGATCTGAATTCGATTAAGCAGGCCATGTCTGGACATTGGCATAGTGCGGGCGGAATGGCGGCAAAATTGTTGCCTTCACTAACAAGTGGCGGTATGGCGATTGTTGAATTTTTTGTTAATCTTTTGTTGGTCCCGGTAGTATTGTTTTATTTGCTCCGTGACTGGAATCAAATAGTAAAACAGTTTGATGAAATGATACCCCGTTATTGGCATAATCAAGTTGTATCCTTGGCGAAGGAAACTGATCGTATTTTGGCTGAGTTTCTACGGGGGCAGTTATCTGTAATATTTATAATGAGTATCTGCTACATTACCGGTTTATGGCTGGTCGGTTTGGAGTTTGCCTTACCAATCGGCCTTGTGGCTGGTATTCTAGTTTTTGTGCCCTATTTGGGAATGATAGTAGGGTTGACCCTGGCAACATTTGCTGCACTTATGCAGTTTCAGGGATGGGCGGGCGTTATCCCGGTATGGATTGTATTTGCAATTGGTCAGTTACTGGAAGGCATGCTGATTACACCTTGGTTAGTCGGCGATAGAATAGGCTTGCATCCCGTAATGGTTATTTTTGCATTACTTGCGTTTGGGCAATTGTTTGGCTTCTTTGGCATTCTTTTGGCGTTGCCTGTAAGTGCTGTTTTACTGGTTTGGTTGCGACATATTCAATCACACTATTTGGAGAGTGATCTCTATATAAAATAA
- the hda gene encoding DnaA regulatory inactivator Hda, translating into MKQLLLDIRLPTVPSLINFVPGSNHELVQLLKRILVNQEKERFVYIWGKIGCGKSHLLQAVVEYYIQIERKAWYFPGEITQESQLTDDLGCLAVDDVERLDNDAQIQLFKIYNQLRNDGNAYLLVSGTVAPSQLKLRQDLVTRLGWGLVYQVHELTEDEKIKAMQNHAIERGFDLRKEICQYLLRHTQRDLPSLLMILDALDRYSLIQKRQITIPLLKELLQGVS; encoded by the coding sequence ATGAAACAATTATTACTAGATATCAGGTTGCCAACTGTGCCTTCATTGATTAATTTTGTGCCGGGAAGTAATCATGAATTAGTGCAATTGTTAAAAAGAATTCTTGTGAATCAAGAGAAAGAGCGTTTTGTTTATATTTGGGGAAAAATAGGTTGCGGCAAAAGTCATTTATTACAAGCCGTGGTTGAGTACTATATCCAGATAGAACGCAAGGCTTGGTATTTCCCCGGTGAAATAACACAAGAGTCTCAGTTAACGGATGATCTTGGATGTTTAGCAGTCGATGATGTTGAACGATTGGACAATGACGCTCAGATCCAATTATTCAAAATTTATAATCAATTACGTAATGATGGAAATGCTTACTTATTGGTAAGTGGAACTGTGGCGCCGTCACAGTTAAAACTAAGGCAAGATTTAGTTACCCGTTTGGGATGGGGGTTAGTTTATCAGGTCCATGAATTAACTGAAGATGAAAAAATTAAGGCAATGCAAAATCATGCGATTGAACGAGGATTTGATCTGAGAAAGGAAATTTGTCAATATTTACTGCGACATACTCAACGTGATTTACCTTCATTATTGATGATTCTAGATGCATTGGATCGATATTCTTTGATCCAGAAACGACAAATTACCATTCCGTTATTAAAAGAACTGTTACAAGGCGTTTCTTAA
- a CDS encoding HAD-IB family hydrolase translates to MKLALFDLDNTLITGDSDFEWAQFLIEKKALDRELHEARNLEFYEQYKAGTLDIHEFLDFQLKPLSRHPRSQLETWRAEFIKKKIKPLIAPGTQQLIEGHMLDGDLCIIITATNSFVTAPIAQTLGISNLIATNPEEKDGEFTGKVSGTPCFREGKIERLEAWLDHHNLTWLSFLQSWFYSDSLNDLPLLSKVTHPVAVDPDATLNKHALENDWPVISLRKA, encoded by the coding sequence ATGAAATTAGCATTATTTGATTTGGATAATACCTTAATCACAGGTGATAGTGATTTTGAATGGGCGCAATTTTTAATTGAAAAAAAAGCACTAGACCGTGAACTGCACGAAGCGCGCAATTTGGAATTTTATGAGCAATATAAAGCAGGCACTCTGGATATTCATGAATTTCTGGACTTTCAGCTCAAACCTTTATCGCGGCATCCACGAAGTCAGTTGGAAACTTGGCGGGCCGAGTTTATTAAAAAAAAGATCAAGCCACTGATTGCGCCGGGTACACAGCAGTTGATAGAAGGTCATATGTTGGATGGGGATTTGTGCATTATTATAACCGCAACAAATAGTTTCGTGACAGCGCCGATTGCACAGACTTTGGGGATCAGTAACTTGATTGCCACAAACCCTGAAGAAAAAGACGGCGAGTTTACTGGGAAAGTTTCTGGCACACCCTGTTTCAGGGAAGGTAAGATTGAACGTCTTGAAGCATGGCTGGACCATCACAATCTTACATGGTTATCCTTCTTGCAAAGCTGGTTTTATAGTGATTCACTGAATGATTTGCCATTGTTAAGCAAAGTTACGCATCCAGTAGCTGTCGATCCTGATGCGACGTTAAATAAACATGCGTTGGAAAATGACTGGCCTGTTATCAGTTTGCGAAAGGCATAG
- a CDS encoding aminotransferase class I/II-fold pyridoxal phosphate-dependent enzyme, producing MNLLEKLDAAATKRKALLPDGVGAFGIPIEEIYSATEARIGDRRVLLLGTNNYLGLTFSSECIQAAHQALDKEGTGTTGSRMANGNYYGHRALEREFADFYECCAGIVFTTGYQANLGTISGLVGPGDTVLIDGDSHASIYDGCILSGAEIIRFKHNDMTDMEKRLRRLGERTETTLVIVEGIYSMLGDQAPLAEIVHLKNKYNCTLLLDEAHSLGVLGEKGQGLAEKTGLLKEIDFITGTFSKSLCSIGGFCVSNHPQLDQLRYVSHPYIFTASPSPATIASTRAALQLLRDGIDLRRQLWKNCTQLYTQLEATGYSLGPEPGPVIAAILDNPRQALQLWQRLLEHNIYVNLILPPAAPDGKSLVRCSVNAAHTTEQIAYVSDTFAKLYKQTLNS from the coding sequence ATGAATTTACTTGAGAAACTTGACGCGGCAGCAACCAAAAGAAAGGCTTTATTACCCGACGGTGTTGGCGCATTTGGGATACCAATTGAAGAAATATATTCCGCAACCGAAGCAAGAATTGGTGATCGCCGTGTTCTTTTACTCGGTACAAATAACTATCTGGGCCTAACATTTTCGTCTGAGTGTATTCAGGCAGCACATCAAGCGCTTGATAAAGAAGGCACAGGTACAACCGGATCAAGAATGGCCAATGGCAATTATTACGGACATCGTGCACTTGAGCGTGAATTTGCAGATTTCTATGAGTGTTGCGCCGGAATTGTGTTTACCACGGGTTATCAAGCCAACCTCGGCACCATTTCTGGTTTGGTTGGACCTGGTGATACCGTATTAATCGACGGTGACTCCCATGCAAGTATATATGATGGCTGTATTCTGAGTGGAGCAGAAATTATCCGTTTTAAACATAATGACATGACCGATATGGAAAAACGGCTGCGCCGTTTGGGCGAGCGAACTGAAACCACATTGGTTATTGTTGAAGGTATTTATAGCATGCTGGGCGATCAAGCACCTTTGGCAGAAATTGTCCATCTGAAAAACAAATACAACTGCACATTATTGCTTGACGAGGCGCATTCCCTGGGTGTTCTTGGCGAGAAAGGACAAGGCTTGGCAGAAAAAACAGGCTTGCTGAAAGAAATTGATTTTATCACAGGCACATTCAGTAAAAGTTTGTGTAGCATAGGTGGATTTTGTGTGAGCAATCATCCTCAACTCGACCAATTACGCTATGTCAGCCATCCCTATATTTTCACGGCATCGCCCTCTCCCGCAACAATCGCATCAACACGTGCTGCTTTACAATTGCTGCGAGATGGCATCGACTTGCGCAGACAACTTTGGAAAAATTGCACTCAACTCTACACACAACTTGAAGCGACTGGCTACTCACTTGGCCCGGAACCGGGACCTGTTATTGCAGCTATTCTGGATAATCCACGCCAAGCGCTACAATTATGGCAAAGGCTACTGGAACATAATATTTACGTAAATTTAATTCTACCGCCCGCAGCCCCGGACGGAAAATCCCTGGTTCGATGCAGTGTTAATGCAGCACATACCACTGAACAAATAGCATACGTTAGCGATACTTTTGCAAAATTGTATAAACAGACCTTAAATTCCTAG
- a CDS encoding acyl carrier protein — MTESNYDEIMQLLCDRLSSLTTSEVTITAETNLISELSIDSIKLLNLIMEIEDTFDISIPINALADVQTVHELASLISKIKSAH, encoded by the coding sequence ATGACAGAAAGTAACTACGATGAAATCATGCAACTACTTTGCGACCGTTTAAGCAGTTTAACAACTTCAGAAGTCACCATCACAGCTGAAACAAACCTTATCAGCGAATTATCAATTGACTCAATCAAACTACTTAATCTGATTATGGAAATTGAAGATACCTTTGACATTTCAATTCCAATCAATGCATTGGCTGATGTGCAAACAGTTCATGAACTCGCAAGCCTCATATCCAAAATCAAATCTGCACACTAA
- a CDS encoding NAD(P)-dependent oxidoreductase codes for MQKLVAVTGATGFIGHRLINTLVREGWKVKALTRKKQEASESIEWIQGDLSNLSALEGLTREVTAIVHCAGAVRGSSFDDFVQTNVTGTKNLLNALSKFNQQDRLPRFLLISSLAARQPELSWYAKSKFLAEQVVINHSAKLSWTIFRPTAVYGPGDKELKPLFKATSKGLLPVVGKLNNRFGLIHVDDLVAAISLWLKAKTPCKDIFELDDGTPDGYSFESLANLAQKVWNKPVRCIIIPHTLIRNVAIANLWFARIFHYSPMLTPGKVKELQHHDWVCDNTALIHALPKWRPNIHLHESLPLIV; via the coding sequence ATGCAAAAATTGGTAGCAGTAACGGGTGCTACTGGTTTTATTGGTCACAGGTTAATTAATACACTCGTCCGTGAAGGCTGGAAAGTCAAAGCGTTAACGCGTAAAAAACAGGAAGCTTCAGAGTCTATAGAATGGATACAAGGCGATTTAAGTAATCTATCCGCACTAGAAGGACTGACTCGAGAAGTTACAGCAATCGTACACTGTGCAGGCGCAGTAAGAGGAAGCTCTTTTGATGATTTTGTGCAAACAAACGTCACAGGAACGAAAAATCTACTCAACGCCTTAAGTAAATTCAATCAGCAAGACAGACTTCCACGTTTTTTACTTATTTCGTCACTGGCTGCCAGACAGCCAGAATTATCCTGGTACGCCAAAAGCAAGTTTTTAGCGGAACAGGTAGTTATCAATCATTCCGCTAAACTATCCTGGACAATTTTTCGGCCAACCGCAGTTTATGGTCCTGGCGACAAAGAGCTAAAACCGCTTTTCAAAGCAACCAGTAAAGGATTGCTTCCTGTTGTGGGAAAATTGAATAATCGATTCGGATTAATTCATGTTGATGATCTAGTCGCGGCCATAAGTCTTTGGCTGAAGGCTAAGACCCCGTGCAAAGATATTTTCGAACTTGATGACGGTACGCCTGATGGCTACAGTTTCGAGTCCTTAGCTAATTTAGCTCAGAAGGTCTGGAATAAGCCGGTTCGTTGTATAATTATCCCGCATACCTTAATTAGAAATGTAGCAATAGCCAATCTTTGGTTTGCGCGCATTTTTCATTATTCGCCTATGTTAACACCCGGTAAGGTTAAAGAACTGCAGCATCATGACTGGGTATGTGATAATACTGCGCTGATTCATGCATTGCCAAAATGGCGGCCAAATATCCATTTGCATGAATCATTACCATTAATCGTTTAA